The following coding sequences are from one Primulina eburnea isolate SZY01 chromosome 15, ASM2296580v1, whole genome shotgun sequence window:
- the LOC140814252 gene encoding WRKY transcription factor 28-like isoform X1, which produces MSDENNMNSQQNYPFHNYQNIGSRGFSFPFVSDQSCDFNPFMHSQLLKHEQNPNRFDPFQMSFTGCLHDATEYNNTLSSAFDLSCSSSDHAVYNSVNNNDSSNQNVVSAAENPLSTNSSVSVASSDSGAEEGSSRSKMKDLHPKVCEDGDVKYKKDSKAKKKEEKRPREARFAFMTKSERDILEDGYRWRKYGQKAVKNSSFPRSYYRCTSKKCGVKKRVERSHEDPLVVITTYEGQHNHHSPDTLRGNAVDAMLLPSILSPPLPTALPASFTHGFISPTINYQNQQLPNHIYTHLMYPQHQQQQA; this is translated from the exons ATGTCTGATGAAAATAACATGAATTCTCAGCAGAACTATCCTTTTCACAACTATCAAAACATAGGTTCCAGAGGGTTTTCGTTCCCTTTCGTTTCTGATCAAAGCTGTGATTTCAACCCTTTTATGCACAGCCAGCTGCTGAAGCATGAGCAAAACCCTAATCGATTTGATCCGTTCCAAATGAGTTTCACAGGCTGCTTGCATGATGCAACAGAGTATAACAACACTTTATCGAGTGCTTTCGACTTGTCTTGTTCATCATCTGATCATGCAGTTTATAATTCTGTAAATAATAATGATTCCTCAAATCAGAATGTTGTTTCTGCTGCCGAAAATCCTTTGTCGACAAATTCTTCGGTTTCGGTTGCTTCATCTGATTCTGGAGCAGAAGAAGGTTCTTCAAGGAGCAAGATGAAAGATCTGCACCCTAAAGTTTGTGAAGATGGGGATGTGAAGTACAAAAAAGA CAGCAAAGCAAAAAAAAAGGAGGAGAAAAGGCCGAGAGAAGCACGCTTTGCCTTCATGACTAAGAGCGAGAGAGATATTCTTGAAGATGGATATAGATGGAGAAAATATGGACAAAAAGCAGTAAAAAATAGCTCCTTTCCAAG GAGTTACTACAGATGCACCAGCAAAAAGTGCGGCGTGAAGAAACGTGTAGAGAGATCACATGAGGATCCTTTGGTGGTGATCACAACCTATGAGGGCCAACACAACCACCACAGCCCCGACACTCTCCGTGGCAATGCTGTGGACGCTATGTTGCTGCCTTCTATATTATCTCCACCACTACCAACGGCACTTCCTGCAAGCTTCACTCATGGCTTCATTTCTCCCACCATCAACTACCAAAACCAACAACTTCCCAACCATATTTACACACATTTGATGTACCCACAACACCAGCAGCAGCAGGCCTGA
- the LOC140814252 gene encoding WRKY transcription factor 28-like isoform X2 encodes MSDENNMNSQQNYPFHNYQNIGSRGFSFPFVSDQSCDFNPFMHSQLLKHEQNPNRFDPFQMSFTGCLHDATEYNNTLSSAFDLSCSSSDHAVYNSVNNNDSSNQNVVSAAENPLSTNSSVSVASSDSGAEEGSSRSKMKDLHPKVCEDGDVKYKKDKAKKKEEKRPREARFAFMTKSERDILEDGYRWRKYGQKAVKNSSFPRSYYRCTSKKCGVKKRVERSHEDPLVVITTYEGQHNHHSPDTLRGNAVDAMLLPSILSPPLPTALPASFTHGFISPTINYQNQQLPNHIYTHLMYPQHQQQQA; translated from the exons ATGTCTGATGAAAATAACATGAATTCTCAGCAGAACTATCCTTTTCACAACTATCAAAACATAGGTTCCAGAGGGTTTTCGTTCCCTTTCGTTTCTGATCAAAGCTGTGATTTCAACCCTTTTATGCACAGCCAGCTGCTGAAGCATGAGCAAAACCCTAATCGATTTGATCCGTTCCAAATGAGTTTCACAGGCTGCTTGCATGATGCAACAGAGTATAACAACACTTTATCGAGTGCTTTCGACTTGTCTTGTTCATCATCTGATCATGCAGTTTATAATTCTGTAAATAATAATGATTCCTCAAATCAGAATGTTGTTTCTGCTGCCGAAAATCCTTTGTCGACAAATTCTTCGGTTTCGGTTGCTTCATCTGATTCTGGAGCAGAAGAAGGTTCTTCAAGGAGCAAGATGAAAGATCTGCACCCTAAAGTTTGTGAAGATGGGGATGTGAAGTACAAAAAAGA CAAAGCAAAAAAAAAGGAGGAGAAAAGGCCGAGAGAAGCACGCTTTGCCTTCATGACTAAGAGCGAGAGAGATATTCTTGAAGATGGATATAGATGGAGAAAATATGGACAAAAAGCAGTAAAAAATAGCTCCTTTCCAAG GAGTTACTACAGATGCACCAGCAAAAAGTGCGGCGTGAAGAAACGTGTAGAGAGATCACATGAGGATCCTTTGGTGGTGATCACAACCTATGAGGGCCAACACAACCACCACAGCCCCGACACTCTCCGTGGCAATGCTGTGGACGCTATGTTGCTGCCTTCTATATTATCTCCACCACTACCAACGGCACTTCCTGCAAGCTTCACTCATGGCTTCATTTCTCCCACCATCAACTACCAAAACCAACAACTTCCCAACCATATTTACACACATTTGATGTACCCACAACACCAGCAGCAGCAGGCCTGA
- the LOC140813690 gene encoding conserved oligomeric Golgi complex subunit 5: MASPGIPRSPLQRLSTFKNTPTAAGATPSTTAHTPMPLSPPTSPLDTFSSDPIFSAFLSPDFNPTQFSSSALSSGSAASRIEKLQDGLRLLDSQLRHEVLSRHHDLLNQLSSIKATESSLSTLRSSLSSLQSSLRRARSELSDPHRVISTQTHQLNNLHSTSLLLQFTLRTLRKIQKLRNAVESQPDASKWDLSKAAQLHFEILTLYNESHLSGIDIVDVELQWVIEVGSKIREEGLKVLEKGLENLNQPEVGLGLQVFYNMGELRGAVDGLVSKYKQTGVKSISNALDMKAISGGGGYGAGGPGGVQRQGTPQIGGGAKAKEALWQRMNGCMDQLHSIVLAVWHLQRVLSKKRDPFTHVLLLDEVMQEGDPMLTDRVWDALVKSFTNQMKSVFTASSFVKEIFTVGYPKLLTMIENLLERISRDTDVKGVPPALSSEGKEQMVAAIKIFETAFLALCLSRLSDLVNSVFPISNRGSIPSKVHISRILSCIQEEIEAVQMDARLTLLVLHQISKVLVLLAQRTENQISTGPEARQVTGPATPLQLKNFILCQHLQDIHTHMMTMVSGLPTVAIDVLSVALGTLYGVAGDSVTSLFQTMLERLESCILQIHEQNFATLGIDAAMDNNASPYMEELQKSILHFRTEFLSRLLPSSGAISRGTETICTRLVRSMASRVLIFFIRHASLVRPLSESGKLRMARDMAEIELAVGQNLFPVEQLGAPYRALRAFRPVIFLETSQLGSSPLLQDLPPSVILHHLYSRGPEDLQSPLQRNKLTPIQYSLWMDSQGEDQIWKGIKATLDDYAAKVRARGDKEFSPVYPTMLKIGSSLAGNES, from the exons ATGGCGTCTCCAGGCATCCCCAGATCCCCACTCCAACGCCTATCCACCTTCAAAAATACTCCGACCGCCGCCGGAGCCACCCCTTCTACCACGGCCCACACCCCTATGCCCCTCTCCCCACCTACATCCCCCCTAGACACGTTTTCTTCCGACCCAATCTTCTCCGCCTTCCTATCCCCGGACTTCAACCCCACTCAATTCTCCTCCTCCGCCCTATCATCCGGCTCTGCCGCCTCAAGAATCGAAAAACTCCAGGATGGCCTCCGCCTACTTGATAGCCAGCTACGTCACGAAGTCCTCTCCCGTCATCACGACCTGCTCAACCAGCTTTCCTCCATTAAAGCTACTGAATCCTCTCTTTCCACCTTAAGATCATCTCTTTCTTCTCTTCAATCCTCCCTCCGCCGCGCTCGCTCCGAACTCTCCGATCCCCACCGCGTTATTTCCACCCAGACCCACCAGCTTAACAATCTTCATTCTACCTCCTTGCTTCTTCAGTTCACTCTTCGCACTCTTAGGAAAATCCAGAAGCTAAGAAATGCTGTCGAGTCTCAGCCCGATGCATCGAAATGGGATCTTTCCAAGGCAGCTCAGCTGCATTTTGAGATTTTGACCCTTTACAATGAGTCCCATTTATCGGGGATTGATATAGTGGACGTGGAGTTGCAATGGGTTATTGAAGTCGGATCAAAAATCCGAGAGGAGGGGTTGAAGGTATTGGAAAAGGGACTCGAGAATTTAAATCAACCGGAAGTGGGATTGGGTTTGCAGGTGTTCTACAACATGGGAGAGTTGAGGGGGGCGGTGGATGGGTTGGTGAGCAAGTACAAGCAAACGGGGGTGAAGAGTATAAGTAACGCGCTTGATATGAAGGCTATTTCTGGAGGAGGGGGTTATGGTGCTGGGGGCCCCGGAGGGGTACAAAGACAGGGGACGCCGCAGATTGGGGGTGGGGCAAAAGCAAAGGAAGCGCTTTGGCAGAGAATGAATGGTTGTATGGATCAGTTACATTCGATTGTGCTCGCAGTTTGGCACCTACAGAGGGTATTGTCCAAGAAACGCGATCCGTTCACACATGTTCTGTTATTGGATGAGGTCATGCAG GAAGGTGATCCAATGTTGACAGATCGTGTTTGGGATGCTTTGGTAAAGTCTTTTACTAATCAAATGAAGTCTGTTTTCACTGCATCAAGTTTTGTCAAAGAAATATTCACTGTTGGGTATCCTAAGCTTTTAACAATGATAGAGAACCTCCTTGAAAGAATTTCACGTGACACGGATGTCAAAGGAGTTCCACCAGCTCTTAGTTCAGAAGGAAAAGAACAAATGGTAGCTGCCATTAAGATTTTTGAGACAGCTTTTTTAGCGCTTTGTTTAAGCCGACTCTCAGATCTTGTGAATTCTGTGTTTCCAATCTCAAACCGTGGAAGTATTCCCTCCAAAGTACATATATCGAGGATTTTATCATGTATTCAAGAAGAAATTGAAGCTGTGCAGATGGATGCTCGCTTGACTCTTCTTGTTTTGCATCAAATCAGTAAAGTGTTGGTTCTACTTGCACAAAGAACTGAAAACCAG ATATCAACAGGCCCTGAAGCACGCCAAGTCACTGGTCCTGCAACTCCACTACAACTCAAGAACTTCATACTGTGCCAACATCTGCAAGATATCCACACACACATGATGACCATGGTTTCAGGGTTGCCAACTGTTGCTATTGATGTTTTGTCTGTTGCTCTTGGTACATTGTATGGAGTTGCTGGTGATTCAGTGACCTCCTTATTTCAGACCATGCTTGAGCGTCTTGAATCATGCATCTTGCAGATTCATGAACAGAATTTTGCCACTCTTGGCATAGATGCTGCTATGGACAACAATGCATCTCCGTACATGGAAGAATTACAGAAAAGTATTCTTCACTTTAGGACTGAATTTTTGTCCAGACTTTTGCCTTCATCGGGAGCTATTTCCCGTGGCACAGAAACTATATGCACAAGGCTCGTAAGAAGCATGGCATCGAGagttttgatattttttatcaGGCACGCTTCTCTTGTTAGGCCATTATCTGAATCAGGAAAGCTGAGAATGGCTAGAGACATGGCTGAAATTGAATTAGCAGTTGGTCAAAACTTGTTTCCAGTGGAACAACTTGGTGCTCCATATCGTGCCCTTCGAGCATTTCGCCCTGTTATTTTCCTGGAAACATCTCAGCTTGGTTCTTCACCACTCCTTCAAGATCTTCCCCCGAGTGTCATACTTCATCATCTATATTCACGAGGCCCCGAAGATTTACAGTCACCTCTACAAAGGAACAAGCTTACACCTATTCAGTATTCATTGTGGATGGACTCACAAGGGGAGGATCAGATATGGAAAGGGATAAAAGCAACtttagatgattatgctgcaAAGGTAAGGGCACGAGGAGACAAGGAGTTCAGCCCTGTCTATCCTACTATGCTGAAAATTGGGTCATCGTTGGCCGGAAATGAATCATAA
- the LOC140814290 gene encoding uncharacterized protein encodes MALISGAASSLHPRPAISYKIHKLKHGFKTIDAAVSGSLKAAALSEGTERRVSEEEPSTYSGTSASARTQLDLLEQLTSSVEQGYESDVSSAKPTIREQLANLFGERDDDFTIPLGKNLKKVTPKFLTTSQKRNIRRQSYMDQVSQRNDSAFFATIGAFVVLQPLVILGVAIATGFVQLFP; translated from the exons ATGGCCCTGATTTCTGGCGCTGCTTCATCTCTACATCCACGACCAGCCATTTCCTACAAGATTCATAAGCTCAAACATGGGTTCAAGACAATTGACGCTGCGGTTTCAGGGTCTTTGAAGGCGGCTGCTCTTTCTGAAGGAACCGAGCGTAGAGTTTCGGAGGAGGAGCCCTCTACTTACTCTG GGACATCCGCTTCTGCTCGGACGCAGCTGGATCTCTTGGAACAACTCACTTCTAGTGTCGAACAAG GATACGAGAGTGATGTCAGCTCGGCAAAACCAACTATACGTGAACAACTTGCTAATTTGTTTGGAGAGCGGGATGATGATTTTACGATCCCGTTAGGTAAGAATCTTAAAAAAGTGACTCCAAAGTTCTTAACTACTTCACAAAAGAGAAACATCAGAAGACAGTCGTATATGGACCAAGTATCTCAGAGGAATGACTCTGCCTTCTTCGCCACCATAGGTGCTTTTGTTGTCCTTCAACCTCTTGTCATATTAGGTGTAGCTATTGCAACTGGTTTTGTGCAACTTTTTCCTTGA